AGCAGATGACTCAAAGGGCGGGGGCTGCTTTTTCCGCACGGCCCCTCCCCGTCCCGCTGCTCTGAGGATGCGGAGCTCTCGGGCCGGGCGGGTGGCAACTTGTCTGGGTGAAACCGGCAAAGCGCCGCCCCTGGCCCTTGGCGGGTGGCGGGGGCCCCTCAGTCCCGCTGCGCGTCGCGACgccggcggggcgggccgggTGGCGGGAAGACGCCCCGCGCGCGTTTCGCCGCTCTCTCCCCCATTGGCCAGTCGGGCCCCAGGGGCGGTACCCTGAGCGGCTCTCCGCCGGGATTGGACGGCAGCGGCCTGGGGCCCGCCTGCAGCCCGGGGCTGCGAAGGCTGGAGCGAGCCAGGCGGCCGCAGGTCGCGGCGTGCTGGAGCCGGGAGCGGAGGCGGCGAACAGGGATGGCCTGGGCGGGCCTCGGCTCCCCGCGGCCCTGCCCACCCAGCTCGCGGCTCCTCCTCGCCCGCCCGTTTCAGGTCGCCCCCTGGTCCGAACACGGGGGCGGGCACTCCCCTCTCCTCGGATATGGGCTTTTAATGGCGTCATGCCCCTACCCAGATTGTGCTCCCCTCCTCTCAGACCCGAGCCCCTGATGGGACTGTTCCTCCCTTGCAAATCTAGGGTGCGCACTGCCGCTCACTACAGCCTTTCCTTGCGGCGCTGACTCCCTGCTTTCCTGTCCCCCGCAGGTCTGAGATCTGGAGCCTCCCGCCCTGCGGCCGGGGCCGAGCAGCCTCAGAGCCGCCTTTGCGCTCGCCTGACCCTCCCAGGACCAGACCGGTTTGTTGGGGGTCACCGTGATGGAGAGCTgaacactccccaccccacccccacccccccccacgaTTGGCACCAGCCTCTCACCTGGAATCACTGAGCCAGCCCCTTGAGAGGTCAAGAAGCAAAAGTCAAGGTCTCTGTAAATCAGAAGCCAATCCCTGTCCCACCCCTCCGCCAATAACTGGAAGAGACAGGAGGAGTGTCACAGGGGAACTTTATTGAAACATGGTCACACCCAGCAGACACACTTTCCCTCTCATCCTGGGCCTTGCGCTTTCTCTCActcgctctcgctcgctctctctctctctctctctctctcacacacacacacacacacactcatctccACACAGTCCAGCTCTCAGCCACAAGGGTGGGACACTCCTCAATTCCTAAGATTCAGAGGCAACAGGGGGCGGgagagaggcgggggtggggggagaggtggcCCGGTTGGcggtgggaggggtggaggaagggcgcagagagcaggggtgggtgggctGACCGCTGGTGAGGAGCATCGACGGCCGCAGGAAGAGGGGTCCCCCTGGCTCCAGCTGGCCTCCGCTCTGCTGGTCCCTCTCTCGGAGCTCTTGTGAGCCGGGGAGCAGAGCATCCGGGGAGAAGGGTCGGGCCTCCCACCCCGTACTAGTCCTCTCTGCCACGGGCGGGGGCGCTGGAGAGGGCAGGGGCgcggcagggagggggcgggcgcGGCTCAGCTCTGGGGTTCCTCGGGAGCctcgcccccctcctccccggcgTTGTCGGCCGTCCACAGCGTCAGGTTGTCTCGCAGCAGCTGCATGATGAGGGTGCTGTCCTTGTAGGAGTCCTCGCTGAGGGTGTGCAGGTCAGCCATGGCCTCGTCGAAGGTGGTCTTGGCCAGCGAGATGGCCTCCTCGGGGCTGTTGGCGATCTCGTAGTGGAAGACTGAAAAGTTCAGCGCCAGGCCCAGGCGGATGGGGTTGGTGGGCGGCATCTCCTTCTTGCTGATGTCCATGGCCTCCTGGTAGGCGGACCGGGCCGAGTCAATGATGCGCTTCTTGTCGTCACCAGTGGCCACCTCAGCCAGGTAGCGGTAGTAGTCACCCTTCATTTTCAGGTAGAAGACCCGACTCTCGGCGTCACCGGCCTCCTTGATGAGGTGGGTGTCCAGCAGGCCCAGCACTGTGTCACACACGCCCCGGAGCTCAGTCTCCACCTTCTCCCGGTACTCTCGCACCTCCGGGCCCTTCTCTTCCGAGCTCTCCTCGTTGCCTTTCTGCTCGATACTGGACAGGACCCTCCAGGCAGCCCTCTGGCCGCCCACCACATTCTTGTAGGCCACTGAGAGCAGGTTTCGCTCTTCGCAGGATAGCTCCTCACCCTTTTCCACGGCGCTCTTCATGAAGGCTGCCATGTCCTCGTAGCGTTCGGCCTGCTCTGCCAACTTGGCCTTCTGGATCAGACTGGCTCTCTCCATGGCTCTGGCGACAGACACAGGCGGCGGGCTAACTGGCTGCCTTGAAACCAATgccggattctgtgcctctcctgcTGTCTGCCTGCCTTTTGGCTGGGTGGCCTGGCCTcggagaagggtggggagggacagagggcggGGCTGGGGCCCGGACCTGCCTCCcgcttctcttctcttctccccacacCCTTTCCGGCTTTTCCTTAAAGGTAAAAGGCTAAGATGTGGGGTGAGTCATCAAGGCAGTCAGCAGGAGAAATCCGGCCCCACCTGCACAGACACctttccaggctccaggctgcccccTCTT
The sequence above is drawn from the Neofelis nebulosa isolate mNeoNeb1 chromosome 2, mNeoNeb1.pri, whole genome shotgun sequence genome and encodes:
- the SFN gene encoding 14-3-3 protein sigma; translated protein: MERASLIQKAKLAEQAERYEDMAAFMKSAVEKGEELSCEERNLLSVAYKNVVGGQRAAWRVLSSIEQKGNEESSEEKGPEVREYREKVETELRGVCDTVLGLLDTHLIKEAGDAESRVFYLKMKGDYYRYLAEVATGDDKKRIIDSARSAYQEAMDISKKEMPPTNPIRLGLALNFSVFHYEIANSPEEAISLAKTTFDEAMADLHTLSEDSYKDSTLIMQLLRDNLTLWTADNAGEEGGEAPEEPQS